The following are encoded in a window of Chitinophagaceae bacterium genomic DNA:
- a CDS encoding carboxypeptidase-like regulatory domain-containing protein, with amino-acid sequence MRRKLFFLLFVFPLPFLLHAQADRFTGIIYDAVSKAPLAFVSVTLKGTKSGTVTDIDGQFSFERLPANAILVISYIGYKTKEHRVARSVGPVSLFIERAQDQLEAVIISSNENPAHRIIKLLQRNKKRNDPEQQPSFRYNAYTIAALAAGNRFWNMNRSDSSKRKEQKQPTDPLNRLAEKAKDTAGDQRGAELAKRFKENYLLVTESYTERIFKFPGQTRETVLATKFSGLKNPTFGVTTSDFQPFGFYRDYLVMNNKSYVSPVAEGSISMYKFRLKETILHERDTTYIISFEPRAGKKFNGLKGLISVSSDGYAIENIMASPADEKGMIFTFRLQQKYERVNGHWFPSQLNTTLSQKDLRTDSVLLYWDSRCYISNVEIGNAFSISDFTDVQLEYHPQAGKRPDSAWKRMRTDTLGEKSRITYETFEMLPPRYKNSIEKINKAFQILAIEGIPWGGVDIPFKYIISGISKYETFRVGAGLQTNTLFSKWFSVGGYLGYGLRDKAWKYGGNLQFNFQQRTNTSLRFDYSRDIVEPGNVDYFVRNGSVFSNQSLRNFLRSRMDSVEQFKINFSTRLWPSIQSDAWLLNENRNPAAYAYEYNNANTGKNFRSFHNTELGIGIRFARGESYTRVGRSKLRTKAATTELLVQVSRGLKGFMNGDLDYTKAVIRFNHRFQLKKLGTTSLQFEAGGVWGEVPYSCLFNTRATNSGKKLTLYVPNSFQTVGLYEFVSGRSASLFLEHNFGNLLFRPKNISIRPEIIVV; translated from the coding sequence ATGCGGAGGAAGCTTTTCTTTTTGTTATTCGTATTCCCGCTTCCTTTTTTATTACATGCCCAGGCTGACCGGTTCACCGGGATCATCTACGACGCTGTTTCCAAAGCACCTCTTGCATTTGTAAGTGTTACCCTTAAAGGAACCAAAAGCGGAACGGTGACCGATATCGACGGGCAGTTCTCTTTTGAACGCCTGCCGGCAAATGCCATACTCGTAATAAGTTATATCGGTTATAAGACGAAAGAACACCGGGTTGCAAGATCCGTTGGCCCTGTTTCCCTGTTCATCGAACGGGCACAGGACCAGCTGGAGGCGGTGATCATTTCTTCTAATGAGAACCCGGCACACCGTATCATCAAACTTTTGCAACGCAATAAAAAAAGAAACGACCCGGAGCAGCAGCCTTCTTTCCGGTACAATGCATATACCATTGCAGCGCTGGCAGCCGGTAACCGTTTCTGGAACATGAACCGCAGCGACAGCAGCAAACGCAAAGAACAAAAACAACCAACCGACCCGTTGAACCGGCTGGCTGAAAAAGCAAAAGATACCGCCGGGGATCAGCGGGGAGCCGAACTTGCCAAACGGTTCAAAGAGAATTACCTGCTGGTAACGGAATCCTATACCGAACGCATCTTTAAATTCCCGGGGCAGACGAGGGAAACCGTACTGGCCACAAAATTCTCCGGATTGAAGAACCCGACCTTTGGGGTGACCACTTCCGATTTTCAGCCCTTTGGTTTTTACAGGGATTATTTAGTGATGAATAATAAAAGTTATGTAAGCCCGGTGGCCGAAGGCAGCATCTCCATGTATAAGTTCCGTCTCAAAGAAACGATCCTGCATGAAAGGGACACAACCTATATCATCAGTTTTGAGCCCAGGGCCGGAAAGAAATTCAACGGTTTGAAGGGTTTGATCTCTGTTAGTTCCGACGGGTATGCCATTGAGAATATCATGGCATCACCCGCCGATGAAAAAGGAATGATCTTCACCTTCCGTTTGCAACAGAAATACGAACGGGTAAACGGTCATTGGTTCCCTTCGCAGCTGAACACCACCCTTTCCCAAAAAGACCTGCGGACCGATTCCGTGTTGTTGTACTGGGATTCCCGTTGCTACATCAGCAATGTGGAAATCGGCAATGCATTTTCAATATCCGATTTTACGGATGTGCAACTGGAATATCATCCGCAGGCCGGCAAGCGCCCCGACTCAGCATGGAAAAGAATGCGTACCGATACCCTGGGTGAAAAAAGCAGGATCACATATGAGACCTTTGAAATGCTGCCGCCCCGGTATAAAAATTCGATCGAAAAAATAAACAAGGCTTTTCAAATACTTGCCATCGAAGGCATTCCCTGGGGCGGGGTGGACATCCCTTTCAAGTACATCATTTCCGGTATCAGCAAATACGAGACCTTCCGCGTGGGGGCCGGCCTGCAGACAAACACCCTGTTCAGTAAATGGTTCTCTGTTGGAGGTTACCTGGGTTACGGACTGCGTGATAAAGCATGGAAGTACGGAGGGAACCTGCAGTTTAATTTCCAGCAGCGAACGAATACAAGTCTGCGTTTTGATTACAGCAGGGACATAGTTGAGCCGGGCAACGTAGATTATTTTGTACGCAACGGATCTGTTTTTTCCAACCAGTCGCTGCGTAATTTCTTACGTTCACGTATGGACAGTGTTGAACAGTTTAAAATAAATTTCAGCACCCGGCTTTGGCCTTCCATTCAATCAGATGCCTGGTTATTGAATGAGAACCGAAATCCTGCCGCGTATGCATATGAATACAACAACGCAAATACCGGGAAGAACTTCCGCAGTTTCCACAATACAGAACTGGGTATCGGGATCCGGTTCGCCCGGGGAGAAAGTTATACCCGGGTGGGCAGGTCGAAACTGCGGACCAAAGCGGCTACAACAGAATTGCTGGTCCAGGTATCGAGGGGACTGAAAGGATTTATGAACGGCGACCTGGATTATACAAAAGCAGTCATCCGGTTCAATCATCGTTTCCAGTTAAAAAAATTAGGTACTACATCTTTACAATTCGAAGCGGGAGGGGTCTGGGGAGAAGTGCCCTATTCCTGTTTGTTCAATACCCGGGCAACGAACTCGGGAAAAAAACTGACGTTGTATGTTCCCAACAGTTTCCAGACCGTTGGCCTGTATGAATTTGTTTCGGGCAGATCAGCCAGTCTTTTCCTGGAACATAATTTCGGCAACCTGCTTTTCAGGCCAAAGAATATTTCCATAAGGCCCGAGATCATTGTTGTATAG
- a CDS encoding GNAT family N-acetyltransferase has protein sequence MQQASIDLQPVLKNSLVTATPLRETDFEELFRAASDPLIWEQHPNKNRWQRPAFENYFDGAMRSGGAFLVRDTQTNEVIGSSRYSDHYPETNTVSIGYTFFIRSHWGKGYNYALKQLMLDHIFSYVDTVKFYIGAVNKRSQVSIERFGAVKIGEEETAYYGEPAKLDYVYAITRERWQQLHTA, from the coding sequence GTGCAGCAAGCATCCATTGATCTTCAACCCGTTCTTAAGAACAGCCTGGTAACGGCAACGCCGCTGCGGGAAACAGACTTTGAAGAACTGTTCCGGGCCGCATCCGACCCGCTCATCTGGGAACAACACCCGAATAAGAACAGGTGGCAGCGTCCTGCATTTGAAAATTATTTTGACGGCGCCATGAGATCGGGCGGCGCATTCCTGGTAAGGGATACCCAAACCAATGAAGTGATCGGCAGTTCCCGCTACAGCGATCATTACCCCGAAACAAATACGGTTTCCATCGGGTATACATTTTTCATACGAAGCCATTGGGGAAAGGGGTATAACTATGCCTTAAAGCAATTGATGCTGGATCATATCTTTTCGTATGTAGATACGGTTAAATTTTATATCGGGGCGGTCAACAAACGTTCGCAGGTCTCTATTGAACGCTTCGGTGCTGTAAAGATCGGGGAGGAGGAGACTGCTTATTATGGAGAGCCTGCCAAACTGGATTATGTATATGCCATTACCAGGGAACGATGGCAGCAATTGCATACTGCATAA
- a CDS encoding 2OG-Fe(II) oxygenase, which produces MNEQFDLLIDSYLANKVGIAPGFLSAALSAGLQQNIRHLQEKELMTAAGIGNERVKDADQKMRGDKIYWLDKAHDNPFENEFLQQAEDFISHLNRTCYAGINAYEFHYAVYEEGRFYKRHKDQFRNDSNRKYSLITYLNENWLEEDGGQLELYENDAVQHILPRSKTAVLFKSDETEHGVLKTRRSRMSITGWLKRV; this is translated from the coding sequence ATGAATGAACAATTTGACCTGCTGATAGACAGCTACCTTGCCAATAAGGTTGGCATTGCTCCCGGTTTTTTATCAGCAGCTTTGTCGGCAGGGCTTCAGCAGAATATCCGGCATTTACAGGAAAAGGAACTGATGACCGCAGCAGGCATCGGGAATGAACGGGTGAAAGATGCGGACCAGAAAATGCGGGGTGATAAAATATACTGGCTGGATAAAGCGCATGACAACCCCTTTGAAAATGAATTCCTGCAGCAGGCAGAAGATTTCATATCCCACCTTAACCGAACCTGTTATGCAGGTATCAATGCATACGAATTCCATTATGCAGTATACGAGGAGGGCCGTTTTTATAAACGACATAAAGACCAGTTCCGGAACGACAGCAACCGCAAATATTCCCTCATTACTTACCTGAATGAGAACTGGCTGGAAGAAGACGGCGGGCAATTGGAACTGTATGAGAACGATGCGGTACAACATATTTTACCACGATCGAAAACCGCTGTGCTTTTTAAAAGCGATGAGACCGAACACGGGGTCTTAAAGACCCGCCGCAGCAGGATGAGCATCACCGGCTGGTTAAAGCGGGTATGA
- a CDS encoding T9SS type A sorting domain-containing protein yields MALSPAVSPRQFQVLIQNTGPALDNIKYDVHLDYPPFGIINPTDTVVFECGIITLPANGFYTSPLTGYLPYSNQDPSSGMPLIVEVTVPLRPNTTTARIENGCGVLPVKFESFTAQQVKDKIVLNWQTASEQNNKGFEVQRKQAGYDYKAIAFVPSKAVYGNSNLLLDYGYEDRDYLAGAGELYYRIKQVNLDGNSIFSEIRLVKNNAGKLEILVYPNPCTGVAKVILPNGIGPSDIILNDMSGKEIRRWNGVVDRLRLDNLDPGIYMLRVFVKETRETQVKRIIVVR; encoded by the coding sequence TTGGCATTATCTCCTGCAGTATCCCCCAGGCAATTCCAGGTGCTGATCCAGAATACAGGACCGGCCCTTGATAATATTAAATACGATGTTCACCTGGATTACCCGCCTTTCGGGATCATCAATCCAACCGATACCGTTGTTTTTGAATGTGGCATCATCACATTGCCTGCAAACGGGTTCTATACATCCCCGCTCACCGGTTATTTACCGTACAGCAACCAGGATCCTTCTTCCGGTATGCCGCTGATCGTGGAAGTAACTGTTCCGCTCAGGCCCAATACAACCACTGCACGGATCGAGAACGGATGCGGTGTACTCCCGGTGAAGTTTGAATCCTTTACTGCACAGCAGGTAAAAGACAAAATAGTACTCAACTGGCAAACAGCATCTGAACAGAACAACAAAGGATTTGAAGTGCAGCGGAAACAGGCCGGTTATGATTACAAGGCCATCGCCTTTGTTCCTTCAAAAGCCGTATATGGTAACAGCAACCTGTTACTGGACTATGGTTACGAGGACAGGGATTACCTGGCAGGGGCAGGTGAATTGTATTACAGGATCAAGCAGGTTAACCTGGATGGCAACAGTATTTTCAGTGAGATAAGGCTGGTTAAGAATAATGCCGGAAAGCTGGAGATACTCGTCTATCCGAATCCGTGCACCGGGGTAGCTAAAGTGATCCTGCCGAATGGCATCGGGCCTTCCGATATCATCCTCAATGATATGTCCGGTAAGGAGATCAGGAGGTGGAATGGGGTAGTGGACCGTCTCCGGCTCGATAACCTGGATCCCGGGATCTATATGCTCAGGGTCTTTGTTAAAGAAACCAGGGAGACACAGGTGAAGAGAATTATTGTCGTCCGCTAA
- a CDS encoding serine hydrolase has translation MHTIKKHVGIIIIGITCIFSAGAQSLEKQIDPLIAAEYKPGGPGAAVLIAKGGKVIYRKAFGNANLELNVAMKPEHVFELGSITKQFTVVSILMLMEQGKLNLEDDISKYLTDYPTKGKKISIHQLLNHTSGIKSYTDMANFMKLARTDMTPAELIDVFKNEPMDFDPGEKWHYNNSGYILLGYIIEKVSGKAYAEFIDQNIFKKLGMTHSWYGDHKTIIPNRASGYQPLDSGYANADFLSMTLPYAAGSLMSNVDDMLLWNQAIHNNTLIKKESKEKAFTNYTTNSGEPVYYGYGWQPDEINGSPSIEHGGGIFGYTTMGVYIPGENVYVIVLTNTDGRSPTDLAIKMAAIAIGRPYVTKPYVTVTTEQLQKWVGTYEFDGAVLRMITLENGNLYSQREGSSKIKLVPTGAAAFNFEGSTTQYEFREENGKRVALWKDRIKVSRGIETDKKPAPEKTSIAVDAATLQQYAGSYELQPGFVIEVTTQGNRIFAQATGQEKFEIYAEKPGTFFLKVVKASIDFNKDAGGVVTSLTLHQGGQDIEGKKIK, from the coding sequence ATGCATACGATCAAAAAACACGTTGGAATAATCATCATTGGGATCACCTGCATATTTTCCGCAGGCGCCCAATCACTGGAAAAACAAATTGACCCGTTAATAGCCGCCGAATATAAACCCGGTGGGCCCGGGGCCGCCGTGCTGATCGCCAAAGGCGGAAAAGTGATCTACCGGAAAGCTTTCGGGAATGCCAACCTGGAATTGAATGTTGCCATGAAGCCGGAGCATGTCTTTGAGCTGGGTTCCATTACCAAACAATTCACGGTCGTTTCTATTCTGATGCTGATGGAACAGGGCAAACTGAACCTGGAAGATGATATCAGCAAATACCTGACCGATTACCCCACCAAAGGAAAAAAGATCAGCATTCATCAGCTGTTGAACCATACATCGGGGATAAAAAGTTATACCGATATGGCAAACTTTATGAAACTGGCCCGTACCGATATGACCCCTGCGGAACTGATCGATGTGTTCAAAAACGAACCGATGGATTTTGATCCCGGCGAGAAATGGCATTATAACAATTCAGGTTACATCCTGCTGGGATATATCATTGAAAAGGTTTCGGGCAAGGCCTATGCGGAATTCATCGATCAGAATATTTTCAAAAAACTGGGCATGACGCATTCCTGGTACGGCGACCACAAAACCATCATCCCCAACAGGGCCAGTGGTTACCAGCCCCTGGATTCCGGGTATGCCAATGCCGATTTCTTAAGTATGACACTGCCGTATGCGGCCGGATCGTTGATGTCGAACGTGGATGATATGCTGCTATGGAACCAGGCCATTCACAACAACACACTTATTAAAAAGGAAAGCAAGGAAAAAGCATTTACGAATTATACAACCAACAGCGGGGAGCCTGTTTATTATGGCTACGGCTGGCAGCCCGATGAGATCAATGGCAGCCCGAGCATCGAACACGGCGGTGGGATCTTTGGCTATACAACCATGGGTGTTTATATCCCCGGGGAAAATGTGTATGTTATTGTATTGACAAATACCGATGGCAGATCACCAACCGACCTGGCCATCAAAATGGCAGCCATTGCCATTGGAAGACCTTATGTTACAAAACCCTACGTTACAGTAACGACGGAACAATTGCAAAAGTGGGTGGGCACCTATGAATTTGACGGGGCGGTGTTGCGGATGATCACATTGGAAAATGGAAACCTGTACAGCCAGCGGGAGGGAAGCAGCAAGATCAAACTGGTACCAACGGGTGCAGCGGCCTTTAACTTTGAAGGCAGCACCACGCAATATGAATTCAGGGAAGAGAACGGGAAAAGGGTTGCGTTGTGGAAAGACCGCATTAAAGTATCCAGGGGGATTGAAACGGATAAAAAACCTGCCCCTGAAAAAACTTCCATTGCCGTAGATGCAGCCACCCTGCAGCAATACGCAGGCAGTTATGAATTACAACCCGGCTTTGTCATTGAAGTGACCACACAGGGCAACCGGATCTTTGCACAGGCCACGGGGCAGGAAAAGTTTGAGATATATGCTGAAAAGCCCGGTACCTTCTTCCTGAAAGTAGTAAAGGCAAGTATTGATTTTAATAAAGATGCCGGTGGGGTTGTTACCAGTCTTACCCTTCACCAGGGAGGGCAGGATATTGAAGGGAAAAAGATAAAATGA